The Henckelia pumila isolate YLH828 chromosome 2, ASM3356847v2, whole genome shotgun sequence genome includes a window with the following:
- the LOC140879839 gene encoding dnaJ protein homolog, translated as MFGRAPKKSDNNKYYEILGVPKSASQDDLKKAYKKAAIKNHPDKGGDPEKFKELAHAYEVLSDPEKREIYDQYGEDALKEGMGGGGGMHDPFDIFSSFFGASPFGSGSSRGRRQRRGEDVVHPLKASLEDLYSGTTKKLSLSRNVICSKCNGKGSKSGAQSKCSGCQGSGMKVSIRQLGPGMIQQMQHPCNECKGTGETINDRDRCPQCKGEKVVQEKKVLEVHVEKGMQHGQKITFPGEADEAPDTVTGDIVFVLQQKEHPKFKRKGGDDLFVEHTLSLTEALCGFQFVLTHLDGRQLLIKSQPGEVVKPDSNKAINDEGMPMYQRPFMKGKLYIHFNVEFPDSLSSAQAGALLKVLPPKPQSKLNDMELEECEETTLHDVNIEEEMRRRQAQQQEAYDEDEDMHGGAQRVQCAQQ; from the exons atgtttgggaGGGCGCCGAAGAAAAGTGATAACAACAAGTATTATGAGATACTCGGGGTGCCGAAATCGGCGTCGCAGGATGATTTGAAGAAGGCGTACAAGAAAGCAGCCATCAAGAATCATCCTGACAAGGGTGGAGATCCTGAGAAG TTTAAGGAACTTGCTCATGCTTATGAGGTTTTGAGTGATCCAGAAAAACGTGAAATATATGACCAGTATGGTGAAGATGCACTGAAGGAAGGAATGGGTGGAGGCGGTGGCATGCATGACCCATTTGACATCTTCTCATCCTTCTTTGGTGCAAGCCCATTTGGAA GTGGTAGCAGCAGGGGACGAAGGCAGAGAAGGGGAGAAGATGTAGTTCACCCATTGAAGGCATCACTTGAGGATCTATATAGTGGGACTACGAAGAAACTGTCTCTGTCACGTAATGTAATTTGCTCGAAGTGTAATGG TAAAGGATCAAAATCTGGAGCTCAGTCGAAGTGCTCAGGGTGTCAGGGATCTGGTATGAAAGTTTCGATCAGGCAGCTTGGCCCTGGTATGATCCAGCAAATGCAACACCCTTGCAACGAGTGCAAAGGGACAGGCGAGACGATCAATGATAGAGATCGCTGCCCACAATGCAAAGGCGAGAAGGTGGTTCAGGAAAAGAAAGTTTTGGAAGTCCATGTTGAAAAGGGCATGCAGCACGGGCAGAAAATCACATTCCCTGGGGAAGCTGATGAGGCG CCTGACACTGTTACTGGAGACATAGTTTTTGTACTCCAGCAGAAGGAGCATCCGAAATTCAAGAGAAAGGGTGGTGATGACCTTTTTGTGGAACACACACTCTCACTCACCGAGGCATTATGTGGCTTCCAGTTCGTGTTAACTCATCTTGATGGCAGGCAGCTCCTTATCAAATCCCAACCTGGAGAAGTTGTGAAGCCTG ATTCTAACAAGGCGATCAACGACGAAGGAATGCCCATGTACCAGAGACCATTCATGAAGGGTAAACTTTATATTCATTTCAATGTAGAGTTTCCAGATTCCTTGAGTTCAGCCCAAGCTGGAGCCTTGCTGAAAGTTCTTCCACCGAAGCCACAATCAAAGCTGAATGATATGGAACTTGAGGAGTGTGAGGAAACAACCCTGCATGATGTCAACATCGAGGAGGAGATGCGAAGGAGACAGGCTCAGCAGCAGGAAGCTTATGACGAGGATGAAGATATGCATGGTGGAGCTCAGAGGGTGCAATGTGCCCAACAGTGA
- the LOC140883918 gene encoding uncharacterized protein, translating to MATLRENEQVVIELSAPPGWIKKFTPRKGGTPRRNDVVFISPTGEEIRHKRQLEQYLKSHAGGPTLSEFDWGLGDSPRRSARLSEKLKAEGAPESETPKKKQRKSSLKKEAKDKNNDVEVEDEAIDSNNAAAEEAKESGEISMACAEDAGNAEVITDEALPQEVDIEITEEKTEEDDKVEEPPDLEMTKNSATEIADAKVEGSKNAAAEVIGVKTEESKELAGANGDESKDAYHAEEGTPDEKVDGAEKIHVNQNNAEEKKAAEIPDKPAVGN from the exons ATGGCGACTCTTCGGGAGAACGAGCAAGTTGTGATTGAGCTTTCTGCTCCGCCTGGCTGGATTAAGAAG TTCACTCCGAGGAAAGGTGGTACACCTCGAAGGAATGACGTTGTTTTCATATCCCCAACTGGAGAAGAGATCAGGCATAAGAGGCAGTTGGAGCAATACCTCAAATCTCATGCTGGTGGACCCACTCTCTCTGAATTTGATTGGGGTTTAG GTGACAGTCCAAGGCGTTCTGCTAGATTGAGTGAGAAATTGAAGGCAGAAGGGGCACCTGAAAGTGAAACTCCCAAAAAAAAGCAAAGAAAATCCAGTCTAAAGAAAGAAGCTAAAGATAAGAATAATGATGTGGAAGTAGAAGATGAAGCCATTGATAGCAACAATGCTGCTGCAGAAGAAGCTAAAGAAAGCGGTGAAATTTCTATGGCATGCGCAGAAGATGCTGGTAATGCAGAGGTTATTACCGATGAAGCTCTTCCACAGGAGGTTGATATTGAAATAACAGAGGAGAAAACTGAGGAAGACGATAAAGTGGAAGAACCTCCAGATTTAGAAATGACAAAAAATTCAGCTACTGAGATTGCGGATGCTAAAGTAGAGGGATCAAAGAACGCAGCTGCTGAGGTCATAGGCGTAAAAACTGAGGAATCTAAGGAGCTCGCGGGGGCAAATGGTGACGAATCCAAGGATGCATACCATGCCGAAGAGGGAACACCGGATGAGAAGGTTGATGGTGCAGAAAAGATTCATGTAAATCAGAATAATGCTGAGGAGAAAAAAGCAgcagaaattccagataaacCAGCTGTAGGTAACTAA